Proteins from a genomic interval of Desulfovibrio aminophilus DSM 12254:
- the mutL gene encoding DNA mismatch repair endonuclease MutL produces MSRRPIVLLPEALRNQIAAGEVVERPSSVVKELAENSLDAGARRVDVELSRGGLALIAVQDDGGGVPPGELALAVTRHATSKIVSTADLWRIATFGFRGEALPSIASVSLLRMTSRFPGESEARYVEVENGRLRDEGPAALAAGTRVEVRGLFQSVPARLKFLRSEATEARRCQDILMRMSLARPDAAFSLTLDGRESFRLPPGQDLAARLARFWPPAVCQGLRPFDFDLDGARARGLAGDPATAQGRGDRILCFVNGRAVQDRLLTRAARNAYQGRLLTSEFPQLALFLELPPDEVDVNVHPAKLEVRFRDEGAIFSLVRRALLQALEVMAPTAFFETPPSREERESLAAPSQRALPVEPPKFGSYREFRSSYGESPVAPFSAGRGGEAQRPADPSPPRPQSPSAASAPVSLGDSGLTYLGQVADTYLVLRTPDGLALLDQHAAHERVLFENMRSGRTRGESQPLAVGLELDLHPSEAELLEEVGADLRRLGFGFREAGAGRLALTAVPPGLDAGKAMEYFRAAVSGQSRNLAGLWTMLSCRSAIKAGDVLARDEALALLSAWLDCPERDYCPHGRPALVAFNEADLEKLFKRK; encoded by the coding sequence ATGTCCCGGCGTCCCATCGTCCTCCTGCCCGAGGCCCTGCGCAATCAGATCGCCGCCGGGGAGGTGGTCGAACGCCCTTCCAGCGTGGTCAAGGAGCTGGCCGAGAACAGCCTCGACGCCGGGGCCCGGCGCGTGGACGTGGAACTGTCGCGCGGCGGGTTGGCCCTCATCGCGGTGCAGGACGACGGCGGCGGGGTGCCGCCGGGCGAACTGGCCCTGGCCGTGACCCGCCACGCCACGAGCAAGATCGTCTCGACCGCCGATCTTTGGCGCATCGCCACCTTCGGCTTCCGTGGCGAGGCCCTGCCGAGCATCGCCTCGGTGTCCCTGTTGCGCATGACCTCGCGCTTCCCCGGGGAGTCCGAGGCCCGCTACGTGGAGGTGGAGAACGGACGGCTGCGCGACGAGGGCCCGGCGGCCCTGGCCGCCGGCACCCGGGTGGAGGTGCGTGGGCTGTTCCAGAGCGTGCCCGCCCGGCTCAAGTTTCTGCGCTCCGAGGCCACCGAGGCCCGGCGTTGCCAGGACATCCTCATGCGCATGAGCCTGGCCCGGCCGGACGCGGCCTTTTCCTTGACCCTGGACGGCCGCGAGTCGTTCCGCCTGCCTCCGGGTCAGGATCTGGCCGCGCGGCTGGCCCGCTTCTGGCCTCCGGCGGTCTGCCAGGGGCTGCGGCCCTTCGATTTCGACCTCGACGGCGCGCGGGCCCGCGGCCTGGCGGGCGACCCGGCCACGGCCCAGGGCCGGGGCGACCGCATCCTCTGCTTCGTCAACGGCCGGGCCGTGCAGGACCGGCTGCTCACCCGGGCCGCGCGCAACGCCTACCAGGGCCGTCTGCTGACCTCGGAATTCCCCCAGCTGGCGCTGTTTCTGGAGCTGCCCCCGGACGAGGTGGACGTGAACGTGCATCCGGCCAAGCTGGAGGTGCGCTTTCGCGACGAGGGCGCGATCTTCTCCCTGGTTCGGCGGGCCCTGCTCCAGGCCCTGGAGGTCATGGCTCCCACGGCGTTCTTCGAGACGCCGCCGTCCCGCGAGGAGCGGGAGTCCCTCGCCGCGCCCTCCCAGCGCGCGCTGCCCGTGGAGCCGCCCAAGTTCGGCTCCTACCGCGAGTTCCGTTCCTCCTACGGCGAGTCCCCGGTCGCGCCTTTTTCCGCCGGGAGGGGGGGCGAGGCCCAGCGGCCGGCCGACCCGTCCCCGCCGCGCCCCCAGTCTCCCTCGGCCGCCTCCGCGCCCGTGTCCCTGGGCGATTCCGGCCTGACCTACTTGGGACAGGTGGCCGACACCTATCTCGTGCTGCGCACTCCCGACGGCTTGGCCCTGCTGGACCAGCACGCGGCCCACGAGCGGGTGCTCTTCGAGAACATGCGCTCGGGCCGTACCCGGGGCGAGTCCCAGCCCCTGGCCGTGGGCCTGGAGCTGGACCTGCACCCGTCCGAGGCCGAGCTGCTGGAGGAGGTCGGCGCGGACCTGCGGCGTCTGGGCTTCGGCTTCCGCGAGGCGGGAGCCGGGCGTCTGGCCTTGACCGCCGTGCCGCCGGGACTTGATGCCGGCAAGGCAATGGAGTATTTCCGGGCCGCGGTGAGCGGGCAATCCAGGAATCTCGCCGGTCTCTGGACCATGCTGTCCTGCCGCTCGGCCATCAAGGCGGGCGACGTGCTGGCCCGGGACGAGGCGTTGGCCCTGCTCTCCGCGTGGCTGGACTGTCCGGAGCGGGACTACTGCCCGCATGGGCGGCCCGCGCTGGTGGCCTTCAACGAGGCCGACCTGGAGAAACTCTTCAAGAGGAAATGA
- a CDS encoding LPS-assembly protein LptD, with translation MRRDVARRLFSVALVAVLLAGMPLALPGKVSSPTELREFLPPEAPSLSSPDAAVVSSSAPADPEAPWHFSAEKVVTEHDAKYVEAQGEVTLSQGRNILRADFARYYEATRWVFLKGNVRVNWEGDILEAEEAEFDLSSGVGWLKRGKVFVSKPHVFLESEYVQKHKGAIYSFKNATVTRCVGASPAWSLTAREGEINIDGRTQVWHSALRVKDMPVAYLPYTAIPGMKKRQSGVLMPEVYRSDRLGFGLNIPYYWAINDEMDVTFNQNWMSRRGYMQGLEFRHAQDARTKGLWRFDILSDAKVARTEAEEDRVFRGDGLTRPNRSRWWWRSKYDGHLPESTKWKTLLDVDMVSDQNYLREFRSGSMGYLRSRQEFLDRFGRDLDSLDAQNRTSTAQISRSWDGFGVAGTAQYTQNLAYWNGNGKSGDDPTLQRVPELDAFAYKNRIGATPLEFQGDAQYGYYWRESGTTGHRLDTSPTVSLPLSSRYGSVIPRAGIRQTMYGVDRWGNEAPYVNSAGVSEGAHTSDNSFLSRTNYEMGFDAFTEFYRAFDLRRESLAPSLANAGQSRWMAMKHSVVPRLEYSYMPRITGQSRLPYFDDRDRLMGRNVSTFSLTNVLDRRRDRVTLVSDGTDARPALATDYLDFLRLRLEQGYDYEEAQRQDLVNLYPRRPFTDTTLELTYKPEQYLSLISRTRYSPYQSAVTEHEHFVRVEKEYLGDLFFGLDFLEKVHEYKRYRDRDYNMLRVGGDYYLTRDLILGADFRYDLLMGSSVNRFLSLTWRHQCFDLMLSFEQGYDDNRVAITVNLFEF, from the coding sequence TTGCGGCGCGACGTGGCGCGACGGTTGTTCTCGGTGGCCCTGGTGGCCGTGCTTCTGGCGGGCATGCCCCTGGCCCTGCCGGGCAAGGTCAGTTCGCCCACCGAACTGCGGGAGTTTCTGCCCCCGGAGGCGCCGTCCCTTTCGAGCCCCGACGCCGCCGTGGTCTCGTCCTCCGCTCCGGCCGATCCCGAGGCTCCGTGGCATTTTTCGGCCGAAAAGGTCGTCACCGAGCACGACGCCAAGTACGTGGAGGCCCAGGGCGAGGTGACCCTCTCCCAGGGCCGCAACATCTTGCGCGCCGATTTCGCCCGCTATTACGAGGCCACCCGCTGGGTTTTCCTCAAGGGCAACGTCCGGGTCAACTGGGAGGGCGACATCCTGGAGGCCGAGGAGGCCGAGTTCGACCTGTCCTCCGGCGTGGGCTGGCTCAAGCGCGGCAAGGTCTTCGTCTCCAAGCCGCATGTCTTCCTCGAGTCCGAGTATGTGCAGAAGCATAAGGGCGCCATCTACTCCTTCAAGAACGCCACGGTCACGCGCTGCGTCGGGGCGAGCCCGGCCTGGTCGCTGACGGCCCGCGAGGGCGAGATCAACATCGACGGCCGGACCCAGGTCTGGCATTCGGCCTTGCGGGTCAAGGACATGCCCGTGGCCTACCTGCCCTACACCGCCATTCCGGGGATGAAGAAGCGCCAGAGCGGCGTGCTCATGCCCGAGGTCTACCGCAGCGACCGCCTGGGATTCGGTCTGAACATTCCCTACTACTGGGCCATCAACGACGAGATGGACGTCACCTTCAACCAGAATTGGATGAGCAGGCGCGGCTACATGCAGGGCCTGGAGTTCCGGCACGCCCAGGACGCCCGGACCAAGGGCTTGTGGCGTTTCGACATCCTGTCCGACGCCAAGGTGGCCAGGACCGAGGCCGAGGAGGACCGCGTCTTCCGCGGCGACGGCCTGACCCGGCCCAACCGCAGCCGCTGGTGGTGGCGCAGCAAGTATGACGGCCACCTGCCCGAGTCCACCAAGTGGAAGACCCTGCTGGACGTGGACATGGTTTCGGACCAGAACTACCTGCGCGAGTTCCGTTCCGGGAGCATGGGTTATCTTCGCAGCCGCCAGGAGTTCCTGGACCGCTTCGGCCGCGATCTCGACTCCCTGGACGCCCAGAACCGCACGAGCACGGCCCAGATCTCGCGCTCCTGGGACGGTTTCGGAGTGGCCGGAACCGCGCAGTATACCCAGAACCTGGCCTACTGGAACGGCAACGGCAAGAGCGGCGACGATCCCACGCTCCAGCGCGTGCCGGAACTGGACGCCTTCGCCTACAAGAACCGCATCGGCGCCACCCCGCTGGAGTTCCAGGGCGACGCCCAATACGGCTACTACTGGCGGGAGTCCGGCACCACCGGCCACCGTCTGGACACCAGCCCCACGGTGAGCCTGCCCCTGTCCTCGCGCTACGGCTCGGTCATCCCCCGGGCGGGCATCCGCCAGACCATGTACGGCGTGGACCGCTGGGGCAACGAGGCTCCCTACGTGAACTCCGCCGGAGTCTCCGAGGGCGCGCACACCTCGGACAATTCCTTCCTCTCGCGCACCAACTACGAGATGGGTTTCGACGCCTTCACCGAGTTCTACCGGGCCTTCGACCTGCGGCGGGAGAGTCTGGCCCCGAGCCTGGCCAACGCCGGGCAGAGCCGCTGGATGGCCATGAAGCACTCCGTCGTGCCGCGCCTGGAATACTCCTACATGCCCCGGATCACGGGCCAGTCCCGGTTGCCCTATTTCGACGACCGCGACCGGCTCATGGGCCGCAACGTCAGCACGTTCTCGCTGACCAACGTGCTGGACCGCCGCCGCGACCGGGTGACCCTGGTTTCGGACGGCACGGACGCCCGGCCCGCCCTGGCCACGGACTATCTCGACTTCCTGCGCCTGCGGCTGGAGCAGGGCTACGACTACGAGGAGGCCCAGCGCCAGGATCTGGTGAACCTCTACCCGCGCCGCCCCTTCACCGACACCACCCTGGAGCTGACCTACAAGCCCGAGCAATACCTGAGCCTCATTTCGCGCACGCGCTACTCGCCCTACCAGAGTGCCGTCACCGAGCACGAACACTTCGTGCGCGTGGAGAAGGAGTATCTGGGCGACCTCTTCTTCGGCCTGGACTTCCTGGAGAAGGTCCACGAGTACAAGCGCTACCGCGACCGGGACTACAACATGCTGCGCGTGGGCGGCGACTACTACCTGACCCGCGATCTCATCCTGGGCGCGGACTTCCGCTACGATCTGCTCATGGGCAGCTCGGTCAACCGCTTCCTGAGCCTGACCTGGCGGCACCAGTGCTTCGACCTCATGCTCTCCTTCGAGCAGGGCTACGACGACAACCGTGTGGCCATCACGGTGAATCTTTTCGAGTTCTAG
- the rfaD gene encoding ADP-glyceromanno-heptose 6-epimerase produces the protein MYIVTGGAGFIGSAMVWKLNQMGVTDILVVDELGRDEKWKNLVNLKYEDYLHKDQFFKMLLKGEDPFETDAVIHMGANSSTTEPDADHLMENNYRYTQMLCRFALNHGVRMINASSAATYGDGSLGFSDDHAGLERLKPLNMYGYSKQLFDLWALRSGALERLASLKFFNVFGPNEFHKGDMMSVICKARKQIRETGRMRLFKSYHPDYPDGGQMRDFVWVKDCVDVMWWLLEHPEANGVFNVGTGKARTWNDLARAVFAALSLEPVIEYMEMPEGLRGKYQYFTQAEMGKLRAAGYEAPFTSLEDAAREYVRDYLEREDPHLGN, from the coding sequence ATGTACATAGTCACCGGCGGCGCCGGATTCATCGGCAGCGCAATGGTTTGGAAGCTCAACCAGATGGGCGTCACGGACATTCTGGTGGTGGACGAGCTGGGCCGGGACGAGAAGTGGAAGAACCTGGTGAACCTCAAGTACGAGGACTACCTGCACAAGGACCAGTTCTTCAAGATGCTGCTCAAGGGTGAGGATCCCTTCGAGACCGACGCGGTGATCCACATGGGCGCCAATTCCTCGACCACCGAGCCCGACGCCGACCACCTCATGGAGAACAACTACCGCTACACCCAGATGCTCTGCCGCTTCGCGCTGAACCACGGGGTGCGGATGATCAACGCCTCCAGCGCGGCCACCTACGGCGACGGCTCCCTGGGCTTCTCCGACGACCATGCCGGGCTGGAGCGGCTCAAGCCCCTGAACATGTACGGCTACTCCAAGCAGCTCTTCGACCTCTGGGCCTTGCGCTCCGGGGCCCTGGAGCGCTTGGCTTCGCTCAAGTTCTTCAACGTCTTCGGGCCCAACGAGTTCCACAAGGGCGACATGATGAGCGTGATCTGCAAGGCCCGCAAGCAGATCCGCGAGACCGGGCGCATGCGCCTGTTCAAGTCCTACCACCCCGACTACCCGGACGGCGGGCAGATGCGCGATTTCGTCTGGGTCAAGGACTGCGTGGACGTGATGTGGTGGCTTCTGGAGCACCCGGAGGCCAACGGCGTGTTCAACGTGGGCACGGGCAAGGCCCGGACCTGGAACGATTTGGCCCGAGCGGTGTTCGCGGCCCTCTCCCTGGAGCCGGTCATCGAGTACATGGAGATGCCCGAGGGCCTGCGCGGCAAGTACCAGTATTTCACCCAGGCGGAGATGGGCAAGCTCCGGGCGGCGGGTTACGAGGCCCCCTTCACCTCTCTGGAGGACGCGGCCCGCGAGTACGTCCGGGACTACCTGGAGCGGGAAGACCCGCATCTCGGGAACTAG
- a CDS encoding OmpA family protein, whose product MKHMQRSLVAMAALLLLASTAFAAPKMTPKVDNFILFQDYSGSMAMDYKGGAKTKIALAKETLLAMNAKIPALPYKGSLYTFAPYGKFQELKPYDKAGLDAAIGKIKTDYEIYGRQTPMGDGLMSLDPVIGTSSGRIAVVLLTDGENNLGTDPVAEAKALYAKYGNRLCIHVVSYADTAHGKRIVDELRAISKCAVFVEGAALKDGAVMDQFVKDVFYDMGAAPAASDKEVIVFRSLNFGFDKFAITDEMIPSLEQALLLLKQRPEMEIVVEGHTDSIGTEVYNQGLSERRAKSVSDWLVKNGIDSQRIESAGYGKMKPKYDNSTAEGRALNRRVEIRSK is encoded by the coding sequence ATGAAACACATGCAACGTTCGCTGGTCGCCATGGCCGCGCTTCTGCTGCTGGCCTCCACGGCCTTCGCCGCGCCCAAGATGACCCCCAAGGTCGACAACTTCATCCTCTTCCAGGACTACTCCGGTTCCATGGCCATGGACTACAAGGGCGGCGCCAAGACCAAGATCGCCCTGGCCAAGGAAACCCTTCTGGCCATGAACGCCAAAATCCCGGCCCTGCCCTACAAGGGCTCCCTGTACACCTTCGCCCCCTACGGCAAGTTCCAGGAACTCAAGCCCTACGACAAGGCGGGCCTGGACGCGGCCATCGGCAAGATCAAGACCGACTACGAGATCTACGGCCGCCAGACCCCCATGGGTGACGGCCTGATGTCCCTCGACCCGGTCATCGGCACCAGCTCCGGCCGCATCGCCGTGGTCCTGCTCACCGACGGCGAGAACAACCTGGGCACCGACCCCGTGGCCGAGGCCAAGGCCCTCTACGCCAAGTACGGCAACCGCCTCTGCATCCACGTGGTCAGCTACGCCGACACCGCCCACGGCAAGCGCATCGTCGACGAGCTGCGCGCCATCTCCAAGTGCGCCGTGTTCGTCGAGGGCGCGGCCCTCAAGGACGGCGCGGTCATGGACCAGTTCGTGAAGGACGTCTTCTACGACATGGGCGCCGCTCCCGCCGCCTCCGACAAGGAAGTGATCGTCTTCCGCAGCCTGAACTTCGGCTTCGACAAGTTCGCCATCACCGACGAGATGATCCCCTCCCTGGAGCAGGCCCTTCTGCTGCTCAAGCAGCGTCCCGAGATGGAGATCGTGGTCGAAGGCCACACCGACTCCATCGGCACCGAGGTCTACAACCAGGGCCTGTCCGAGCGCCGCGCCAAGTCCGTCTCCGACTGGCTGGTGAAGAACGGCATCGACTCCCAGCGCATCGAGTCCGCGGGCTACGGCAAGATGAAGCCCAAGTACGACAACTCCACGGCCGAGGGCCGGGCCCTCAACCGCCGGGTTGAAATCCGCAGCAAGTAG
- a CDS encoding FprA family A-type flavoprotein, which translates to MRPVEIKKDIWWVGVVDWNKRNFHGYSQSPLGTTYNNYLILDEKVVLVDTVDKEFASRTFCSIAQVLQDRKIDYFVINHLEPDHAGSLALAVERYKPEKIYTSPMGEKALRAHFHASADWPVEVVPSGATLSIGKRTLHFLETRMLHWPDSMLTYVSPDKLAFTNDAFGQNMATGERFADQVDRAVLRRAMAEYYANIVLPYSPVVLKTLSTVADMGLELDMLCPDHGLIWRGAEDVRYVLEAYREFALQKPLKKAVIAYDTMWHSTESMAEAIADGLMDEGVLVRIMDLKANHHSAVMTELFDAAALVLGSPTHNNGILPLVGNLITYVKGLRPQNKIGAAFGSFGWSGECVKILTQALTDMNMEVVEPGVKAKNVPTHEALGQCVELGRKIGQAIKAKVGE; encoded by the coding sequence ATGCGTCCGGTCGAGATCAAGAAAGACATCTGGTGGGTCGGCGTGGTGGACTGGAACAAGCGCAATTTTCACGGCTATTCCCAGTCTCCCCTGGGCACCACCTACAACAACTACCTCATCCTGGACGAGAAGGTCGTGCTCGTGGACACCGTGGACAAGGAGTTCGCGTCCCGGACCTTCTGCAGCATCGCCCAGGTGCTCCAGGACCGGAAGATCGATTATTTCGTCATCAACCACCTGGAGCCGGACCACGCGGGTTCCCTGGCCCTGGCCGTGGAGCGCTACAAACCGGAGAAGATCTACACCTCGCCCATGGGCGAGAAGGCCCTGCGGGCCCATTTCCACGCCTCCGCCGACTGGCCGGTGGAGGTGGTCCCCAGCGGCGCCACCCTGTCCATCGGCAAGCGCACCCTGCATTTCCTGGAGACGCGCATGCTCCACTGGCCGGACAGCATGCTCACCTACGTCTCCCCGGACAAGCTGGCCTTCACCAACGACGCCTTCGGCCAGAACATGGCCACGGGCGAGCGTTTCGCCGACCAGGTTGATCGCGCGGTCCTGCGCCGGGCCATGGCCGAGTACTACGCCAACATCGTCCTGCCGTACTCCCCGGTGGTGCTGAAGACCCTCTCCACCGTGGCCGACATGGGCCTGGAGCTGGACATGCTCTGCCCGGACCACGGCCTGATCTGGCGCGGGGCCGAGGACGTGCGCTACGTGCTCGAGGCCTACCGCGAATTCGCCCTCCAGAAGCCCCTCAAGAAGGCGGTCATCGCCTACGACACCATGTGGCACAGCACCGAGTCCATGGCCGAGGCCATCGCCGACGGCCTGATGGACGAGGGCGTTTTGGTGCGGATCATGGACCTCAAGGCCAACCACCACAGCGCGGTGATGACCGAGCTGTTCGACGCCGCCGCCCTGGTGCTCGGCTCGCCGACCCACAACAACGGCATCCTGCCCCTGGTGGGCAACCTCATCACCTACGTCAAGGGATTGCGGCCGCAGAACAAGATCGGCGCGGCCTTCGGCTCCTTCGGCTGGAGCGGCGAGTGCGTGAAGATCCTGACCCAGGCCCTGACCGACATGAACATGGAGGTCGTGGAGCCCGGGGTCAAGGCCAAGAACGTGCCGACCCACGAGGCTCTGGGCCAGTGCGTGGAGCTGGGCCGCAAGATCGGCCAGGCGATCAAGGCCAAGGTCGGGGAATAG
- the rd gene encoding rubredoxin, producing MKKYVCTICGYVYDPAAGDPDNGVKPGTSFDKVPEDWSCPICGAPKESFEPED from the coding sequence ATGAAGAAGTACGTCTGCACCATTTGCGGCTACGTCTATGACCCCGCCGCCGGAGATCCCGACAACGGCGTGAAGCCCGGCACCTCGTTCGACAAGGTGCCGGAGGACTGGTCCTGCCCCATCTGCGGGGCGCCCAAGGAAAGCTTCGAGCCCGAGGATTGA
- a CDS encoding desulfoferrodoxin, with protein MAGIGEVYKCDTCGNIVLVVHGGAGELVCCGKPMRLMTENTVDAAREKHVPVIEVSGDTVTVKVGGVPHPMEEKHWIEWIELTADDEVYTKLLKPGDKPEASFCLCGKKPASLKAREYCNLHGLWAAGK; from the coding sequence ATGGCCGGCATCGGTGAAGTTTACAAGTGTGATACCTGCGGCAACATCGTCCTCGTGGTCCACGGCGGAGCGGGGGAACTCGTCTGCTGCGGCAAGCCCATGCGTCTGATGACCGAGAACACGGTGGACGCGGCCCGCGAGAAACACGTTCCGGTCATCGAGGTGTCCGGCGACACCGTGACCGTGAAGGTCGGCGGCGTGCCGCATCCCATGGAAGAGAAACACTGGATCGAGTGGATCGAGCTGACGGCGGACGACGAGGTCTACACCAAGCTGCTCAAGCCCGGGGACAAGCCCGAGGCCTCGTTCTGCCTCTGCGGCAAGAAACCGGCCTCGCTCAAGGCGCGCGAATACTGCAACCTGCACGGCTTGTGGGCGGCGGGCAAATAA
- the rbr gene encoding rubrerythrin → MRLKGTRTEKNLLTAFAGEAQARNRYTYFASKAKNEGYVQIQAIFEETANHEKEHAKRLYKFLEGGEVEITAAFPAGIIGSTLENLRQAAEGEHHENSEMYPDFAKVALEEGFKDIALAFTSIGKAEVYHERRFKALAKHLEDGTVFKRGGTVIWRCRNCGYLHEGAEAPERCPACDHPRAHYEEYTEKW, encoded by the coding sequence ATGCGTCTCAAGGGAACGCGCACGGAAAAGAACCTGCTCACCGCCTTCGCTGGCGAGGCCCAGGCCCGCAACCGCTACACCTACTTCGCCAGCAAGGCCAAGAACGAAGGCTACGTCCAGATCCAGGCCATCTTCGAGGAAACCGCCAACCACGAGAAGGAGCACGCCAAGCGGCTCTACAAGTTCCTTGAGGGCGGCGAGGTCGAGATCACGGCGGCCTTCCCCGCCGGGATCATCGGCAGCACCCTGGAAAACCTCCGGCAGGCCGCCGAGGGCGAACATCACGAGAACTCGGAGATGTATCCCGACTTCGCCAAAGTGGCCCTGGAGGAAGGCTTCAAGGACATCGCCCTGGCCTTCACGTCCATCGGCAAGGCCGAGGTCTACCATGAGCGGCGCTTCAAGGCCCTGGCCAAGCACCTCGAGGATGGGACCGTCTTCAAGCGCGGCGGGACCGTGATCTGGCGCTGCCGCAACTGCGGCTACCTGCACGAGGGCGCGGAGGCTCCCGAGCGTTGCCCGGCCTGCGATCATCCTCGGGCCCACTATGAAGAGTACACGGAAAAATGGTAG
- a CDS encoding Fur family transcriptional regulator, which produces MDTQGRKQRLSRQRKVILSELCKVTSHPTADEVYDMVRRVMPRISLGTVYRNLELLCSQGLAQKIGPAGAQKRFDGNAMPHPHLRCSVCSRVVDVDYPPELPELPEEHSHGFEVSGCSLEFVGLCPECRAMRQ; this is translated from the coding sequence ATGGACACGCAAGGACGAAAGCAACGGTTGTCGAGGCAGCGCAAGGTGATCCTGAGCGAGCTTTGCAAGGTCACGTCCCATCCCACGGCGGATGAGGTCTACGACATGGTCCGGCGGGTCATGCCCCGGATCAGTCTGGGCACGGTCTACCGCAACCTGGAGCTGCTGTGCTCCCAGGGGTTGGCCCAGAAGATCGGCCCGGCCGGCGCGCAGAAGCGTTTCGACGGCAACGCCATGCCGCATCCGCATCTGCGCTGCTCGGTCTGCTCGCGGGTGGTGGACGTGGACTATCCGCCCGAATTGCCGGAGCTGCCGGAAGAGCACTCCCATGGCTTCGAGGTCAGCGGCTGCAGTCTGGAGTTCGTGGGCCTCTGCCCCGAGTGCCGGGCCATGCGCCAGTGA
- a CDS encoding PilZ domain-containing protein, with amino-acid sequence MNQDFTERRQYHRIYLRAYVFNRQAMLRKDGEVFRLGLVDISMGGARFTLAAGNAGSLFAVGDEVICSVPGLNDKGALQDLRCEIRWVDSGQLGVRFLPELALSTADLQQLLTV; translated from the coding sequence ATGAACCAGGATTTCACCGAGAGACGGCAATACCACCGCATCTACCTGCGGGCCTACGTCTTCAACCGGCAGGCCATGCTGCGCAAGGACGGCGAGGTCTTCCGCCTGGGCCTGGTGGACATCAGCATGGGCGGCGCCCGCTTCACCCTGGCCGCGGGCAACGCGGGCAGCCTCTTCGCCGTCGGGGACGAGGTCATCTGCAGCGTCCCGGGACTCAACGACAAGGGCGCCCTGCAGGATCTGCGCTGCGAAATCCGCTGGGTGGACTCGGGGCAGCTCGGGGTGCGGTTTCTTCCGGAACTCGCTCTGTCTACTGCGGATCTTCAGCAACTCCTCACGGTTTAA